One genomic region from Cetobacterium ceti encodes:
- a CDS encoding ABC transporter ATP-binding protein: MELLKVENLAIEEISKVKRIVVDEINFTVNRGETVGIVGESGSGKTVTAMSILRLLSDDLKISTGKIFFQGEDISKYSEKDMEKLLGNDLSVVFQNPISSLNPLMKVGKQIGEVIEKHRGIKGNELKNMVYEILKDVGFPDYEDVYIKYPHELSGGQGQRIGIAMAIANSPKLIIADEPTTALDKNVQEQILLLLKNIQKKYNSAIIFISHDLGVIRRITDRAVVMYFGQIVEIGKTEEIFNNPKHPYTKGLLDSLPENFRRGERIKVMKGTIPSIDDKIEGCYFSPRCSHKLPICKCERIKLETLGNRIIRCINPLKEGQHEEK, from the coding sequence ATGGAACTTTTAAAAGTTGAAAATTTAGCAATAGAAGAAATTTCGAAGGTTAAAAGAATTGTTGTAGATGAGATTAATTTTACAGTTAATAGAGGAGAAACTGTAGGAATAGTTGGAGAAAGTGGAAGTGGAAAAACAGTGACAGCTATGAGTATTTTAAGACTTTTATCTGATGATTTGAAAATTTCCACAGGAAAAATATTTTTCCAAGGTGAGGATATTAGTAAATATAGTGAAAAAGATATGGAAAAACTTTTAGGAAATGATTTGTCTGTTGTTTTTCAAAATCCAATAAGTTCATTAAATCCACTTATGAAAGTTGGAAAACAAATTGGAGAAGTAATTGAAAAACACAGGGGCATAAAAGGAAATGAACTTAAAAATATGGTTTATGAAATTTTAAAGGATGTTGGATTTCCTGATTATGAAGATGTATATATAAAGTATCCCCATGAGCTTTCAGGAGGACAAGGACAAAGAATTGGAATTGCTATGGCAATTGCTAACTCTCCTAAACTTATTATAGCAGATGAACCTACAACGGCCTTAGATAAAAATGTTCAAGAACAAATTTTACTTCTATTGAAAAATATTCAAAAAAAATATAATAGTGCAATTATTTTTATTTCCCATGATTTAGGAGTTATAAGAAGAATTACAGATAGGGCAGTGGTAATGTATTTTGGTCAAATTGTTGAGATTGGAAAAACAGAAGAAATTTTTAATAATCCAAAACATCCATATACAAAGGGACTTTTAGATTCTTTACCAGAAAATTTTAGACGTGGTGAAAGAATAAAAGTTATGAAAGGAACAATTCCTAGTATAGATGATAAAATAGAGGGATGTTACTTTTCACCTAGATGTTCACATAAACTTCCTATTTGTAAATGTGAAAGAATAAAATTAGAAACTCTAGGAAATAGAATAATAAGATGTATAAATCCTTTAAAGGAAGGACAACATGAAGAAAAATAA
- a CDS encoding ABC transporter permease: protein MNYLKKILSALSTVFITSLIIFLLFELLPGDPVLARMGVESDPVVEARLREEFGLAQPVYIRFFKWIFQVLRGNLGNSYSYSNYTVLELIKSRMPTTLTIMVGTLIIVLLVSIPLGSLLARKQDKKIYRIFKIFSQVGFSIPSFWIAIILMYIFSLKLGLLPTVGTVNWSRYPITTIKSLTLPIVTLAISKVPLVSHYLSNSMLEESHKDYVRVAKSKGLSKDEIFKKHILRNSLISVITIIGMISIYLVTGTIVIENVFALPGLGTLLIEAINRKDYPLVQGIVLYISIAVIFINFIVDIAYSIVDPRIRKRGNKK, encoded by the coding sequence TTGAATTATTTAAAAAAGATTTTATCTGCCTTAAGTACGGTTTTTATAACCTCTTTAATTATATTTTTACTTTTTGAACTTTTACCAGGGGATCCTGTTCTGGCAAGAATGGGGGTTGAAAGTGATCCAGTAGTAGAAGCTAGATTAAGAGAGGAATTTGGACTGGCTCAGCCTGTATATATAAGATTTTTCAAATGGATATTCCAAGTTTTAAGAGGAAATTTAGGGAATTCATATTCCTATTCAAACTATACAGTACTAGAATTGATAAAATCAAGAATGCCTACCACACTGACTATTATGGTAGGAACATTAATTATTGTTTTACTTGTTTCTATTCCCTTAGGAAGTTTATTAGCAAGAAAACAGGATAAAAAAATATATAGAATATTTAAAATATTTTCCCAAGTAGGATTTTCAATACCTAGCTTTTGGATAGCAATTATTTTAATGTATATATTTTCTTTAAAGTTAGGATTATTACCAACAGTTGGAACGGTAAATTGGTCTAGATATCCAATTACTACGATAAAATCTTTGACATTACCAATAGTTACTCTAGCTATTAGTAAAGTTCCCCTAGTAAGTCACTATTTGTCAAATAGTATGTTAGAGGAAAGTCACAAGGATTATGTACGGGTAGCTAAAAGTAAGGGATTATCAAAGGATGAAATTTTTAAAAAACATATTTTAAGAAATTCATTAATAAGTGTAATTACAATAATTGGAATGATAAGTATATACTTAGTTACAGGAACTATTGTAATAGAAAATGTTTTTGCCCTTCCTGGACTAGGAACTCTTTTAATAGAAGCAATAAATAGAAAGGATTATCCACTTGTTCAAGGGATAGTTTTATATATAAGTATTGCAGTTATATTTATAAACTTTATTGTGGATATAGCTTATTCTATTGTAGACCCTAGAATTAGAAAGAGAGGGAATAAAAAGTGA
- a CDS encoding ABC transporter substrate-binding protein → MKKRIVAVLMSFALLALGGCSDEKPEQNNRMVVPIKVGFNSIAPDTDFSAATKEVIRNMNAGLMRFDPDSRKLVPGLAQSYEIKNDGRTYIFKLRDNLKFHNGKSITPEDVKYSFERVAGLKTGKPIVGDWKKNLESVKVLDDKTVEINIKDGEQKSSDIYNIADVSIIPNGISEAELEKHPIGAGPYKFGEYIPGQKLVLDAFDDYYLGAPEVKEVEFKFYKEGAGRVLSFKNGEIDYLPLDLESKKEISKDKNVEIVSNLGNDVNVLYLNNSFKPFQDKRVRQAIWEGIDVQRIINGIALPKATKLGSHMSPYLKEFYENGLENKYPYNPEKARELLLEAGYNNNLTFTLTTIAENNFDNDMALFIKEDLSKIGVTVNVNPIPWGQYLPEVYKQHKYEAALLRVAGYPDPHRILQRYKTGYSSNMGEYSNPEVDKLLAQANHTYNQEDKIKIYKKIQDILNEDIAAVYLLDQGVSVALSPRFIGYKTYPYAYIDISSIKLKKNVK, encoded by the coding sequence ATGAAAAAGAGAATTGTAGCAGTTTTAATGTCGTTTGCTCTTTTAGCTTTAGGTGGATGTTCTGATGAAAAACCAGAACAAAATAATAGAATGGTAGTACCTATAAAAGTAGGATTTAATTCCATAGCACCAGACACAGATTTTTCGGCTGCAACAAAGGAAGTAATTAGAAATATGAATGCAGGATTAATGAGATTTGATCCTGATAGTAGAAAGTTAGTTCCAGGACTAGCTCAATCATATGAAATAAAAAATGATGGAAGAACTTATATATTTAAGTTAAGAGATAATTTAAAGTTTCATAATGGAAAATCAATAACACCAGAGGATGTAAAATATTCCTTTGAAAGAGTTGCTGGGTTAAAAACAGGAAAGCCAATTGTAGGAGATTGGAAAAAGAATTTAGAAAGTGTAAAAGTTTTAGATGATAAAACTGTTGAAATAAATATAAAAGATGGAGAGCAAAAAAGTTCTGATATTTATAATATAGCAGATGTTTCTATAATTCCTAATGGGATTAGTGAGGCTGAACTTGAAAAGCATCCAATAGGTGCAGGACCATATAAATTTGGAGAATATATTCCTGGACAAAAATTAGTTTTAGATGCCTTTGATGATTATTATTTAGGAGCTCCTGAAGTAAAAGAGGTTGAATTTAAATTTTATAAAGAGGGAGCGGGAAGAGTTCTATCTTTTAAAAATGGAGAGATAGATTATTTACCTTTAGACTTAGAATCAAAAAAGGAAATATCTAAGGATAAAAATGTTGAAATAGTTTCTAATTTAGGAAATGATGTAAATGTATTATATTTAAATAATTCATTTAAGCCATTTCAAGATAAAAGAGTTCGTCAAGCAATTTGGGAAGGAATAGATGTTCAAAGAATTATAAATGGAATTGCTCTTCCAAAGGCTACTAAGTTAGGGTCCCATATGTCACCATATTTAAAAGAATTTTATGAAAATGGTTTAGAAAACAAGTATCCATATAATCCTGAAAAGGCAAGAGAACTTCTTTTAGAAGCTGGATATAATAATAATTTAACTTTTACTTTAACAACCATAGCTGAAAATAATTTTGATAATGATATGGCTTTATTTATTAAGGAAGATTTAAGTAAAATTGGAGTTACTGTAAATGTAAATCCTATTCCATGGGGACAGTATTTACCAGAGGTTTATAAACAACATAAATATGAGGCAGCACTTTTAAGAGTTGCAGGATATCCTGATCCTCATAGAATATTACAAAGATATAAAACAGGATACTCTTCTAATATGGGAGAATATTCAAATCCTGAAGTTGATAAATTATTAGCCCAGGCTAATCACACTTATAATCAAGAGGATAAAATAAAAATATATAAAAAAATACAAGATATATTAAATGAAGATATTGCAGCGGTTTATTTATTAGATCAAGGGGTTTCAGTGGCACTTTCTCCTAGATTTATAGGATATAAAACTTATCCCTATGCATATATAGATATATCAAGTATAAAATTAAAGAAAAATGTTAAGTAG
- a CDS encoding ATP-binding cassette domain-containing protein yields the protein MKKNKILEIKNISKAFKNKVALENVNIDVYEGETLGIVGPSGGGKSTLGKILLMLLEPDSGEIVYKGKDILKGSKREQLDLRKDIQMVLQDPYLSLNPRKTIGWHLEEPLRVLNYKTEERKEKILSMMRLVGLSKDYFNKYPNELSGGQRQRVLILASILMNPKIIVLDESVSALDISVQAQILNLLIDLQKELNLTYIFISHDLSVVKYICDRIAFIERGTLSKVIDNNEFEC from the coding sequence ATGAAGAAAAATAAGATTTTAGAAATAAAAAATATAAGTAAGGCCTTTAAAAATAAAGTAGCTCTGGAAAATGTTAATATAGATGTGTATGAAGGAGAGACTTTAGGAATAGTTGGACCCAGTGGTGGAGGTAAAAGTACTCTTGGGAAAATTTTACTTATGCTATTAGAACCAGATAGTGGTGAAATAGTATATAAGGGTAAAGATATTTTAAAAGGTAGTAAAAGAGAGCAACTAGACCTTAGAAAAGATATTCAAATGGTTTTACAAGACCCATATCTTTCTCTTAATCCAAGAAAAACAATAGGCTGGCATCTTGAGGAACCTCTTAGGGTTTTAAATTATAAAACTGAAGAGAGAAAAGAAAAAATATTAAGTATGATGAGACTTGTAGGACTTTCAAAGGATTATTTTAATAAATATCCTAATGAACTTTCAGGTGGACAAAGACAAAGAGTTTTAATTTTAGCATCTATTTTAATGAATCCTAAAATCATAGTTTTAGATGAATCTGTTTCAGCTCTTGATATATCTGTACAAGCTCAAATACTTAACTTACTTATAGATTTACAAAAAGAACTTAATTTAACTTATATATTTATATCCCATGATTTATCAGTGGTAAAATATATTTGTGATAGGATTGCCTTTATTGAAAGGGGAACTTTAAGTAAAGTTATAGATAATAATGAATTTGAATGTTAA
- a CDS encoding glucose 1-dehydrogenase: MVSIEHEYNLKGMTAIITGAGNGIGRASALMLAKAGANIVASDINKIAADDTAIAAREFGIKAFGVQCDVTSESDLENLVEKTVTEFGRVNILVNNAGGGGGGREKFEDLTLDYLKKIYTLNVFSIFKLSQLCIPHMKASEYGSIVNISSIASEMASHNMSVYGSSKAAVNQLTKYMAVDLGPFIRVNAIAPGAIKTNALKSVLNPEMEEKMLRKTPLKTLGEPDDIAMAVLYLVSPLSKWVTGQILTINGGGEQELD; this comes from the coding sequence ATGGTAAGTATAGAACATGAATATAATTTAAAAGGAATGACTGCTATAATAACTGGAGCAGGAAATGGAATTGGTAGAGCTTCAGCTCTTATGCTTGCAAAGGCAGGGGCTAATATTGTAGCTAGTGATATAAATAAAATAGCTGCAGATGATACTGCAATTGCTGCTAGGGAATTTGGTATAAAAGCTTTTGGAGTTCAGTGTGATGTTACTTCTGAAAGTGATTTAGAAAATTTAGTGGAAAAAACTGTAACAGAATTTGGAAGAGTAAATATTTTAGTAAATAATGCTGGTGGAGGTGGAGGAGGAAGAGAAAAATTTGAAGATTTAACTTTGGATTACTTAAAGAAAATCTATACTTTAAATGTGTTCAGTATATTCAAACTTTCTCAACTTTGTATTCCTCATATGAAGGCAAGTGAGTATGGTTCAATTGTGAACATAAGCTCGATAGCTTCAGAGATGGCTAGTCATAATATGAGTGTTTATGGCAGCTCTAAGGCAGCAGTGAATCAACTTACAAAATATATGGCTGTAGACCTGGGTCCTTTTATAAGAGTTAATGCAATAGCTCCTGGAGCAATTAAGACAAATGCTTTAAAATCTGTATTAAATCCAGAGATGGAGGAGAAAATGTTAAGGAAAACTCCTTTGAAAACTCTTGGAGAACCAGATGACATTGCAATGGCTGTTTTATATTTGGTCAGTCCTTTGTCAAAATGGGTAACAGGTCAAATATTGACTATAAACGGTGGCGGAGAACAGGAATTAGACTAA
- a CDS encoding sialic acid TRAP transporter substrate-binding protein SiaP, with the protein MKGMFKVAGMTMLFGMMAFGANEKVYTLKMGMVANNSSNEYKAAEYFAENLAKESNGQIKLELYPNAQLGDDRTMLEQLSAGVLDFTFAETGRFNIFFPEAQVYSLPYVIRDFDHMKKATNDTKIGKSLRNKIDKNLNMTILSQAYNGTRQTTSNKAIEKMADMKGMKLRVPKAEANLEYAKNVGASPTPMAFSEVYLALQTNAVDGQENPLSAIRAQKFYEVQPYLAMTNHILNDQLYMVSNETMSRLPKNLQKVVKEQAEKAAEYHTQLFVDEEAQLLEFFKENGVTVTNPNLDEFRKSMKPFYDVYIKKNGKTGKEAVAEITSLN; encoded by the coding sequence ATGAAGGGTATGTTTAAAGTAGCAGGAATGACTATGTTATTTGGAATGATGGCATTTGGTGCAAATGAAAAGGTTTATACTTTAAAAATGGGAATGGTAGCTAATAATAGTTCAAATGAGTATAAAGCTGCTGAATATTTTGCTGAAAACTTAGCAAAGGAATCAAATGGACAAATTAAATTAGAATTATATCCTAATGCACAATTAGGAGATGACAGAACAATGTTAGAGCAATTATCAGCAGGAGTTTTAGATTTTACATTTGCTGAAACAGGAAGATTTAATATATTCTTCCCAGAGGCTCAAGTATATTCATTACCATATGTTATTAGAGATTTTGATCATATGAAAAAAGCTACAAATGATACAAAGATTGGAAAATCTTTAAGAAATAAAATTGATAAGAATTTAAATATGACAATTTTATCTCAAGCTTATAATGGAACAAGACAAACTACATCAAACAAGGCTATTGAAAAAATGGCAGATATGAAAGGTATGAAATTAAGAGTACCTAAAGCTGAAGCAAATCTTGAATATGCAAAAAATGTAGGAGCATCTCCAACTCCAATGGCATTTTCTGAAGTATATTTAGCACTTCAAACAAATGCAGTAGATGGGCAAGAGAATCCATTATCAGCAATTAGAGCTCAAAAGTTCTATGAAGTTCAACCGTACTTAGCAATGACAAATCATATTTTAAATGACCAATTATATATGGTAAGTAATGAGACTATGTCTAGATTACCAAAAAATTTACAAAAAGTTGTAAAGGAGCAAGCTGAAAAGGCTGCAGAGTATCATACTCAATTATTTGTAGATGAAGAAGCTCAATTATTAGAGTTCTTTAAAGAAAATGGAGTAACTGTTACAAATCCTAACTTAGATGAATTTAGAAAATCTATGAAGCCATTCTATGATGTTTACATTAAGAAAAATGGAAAAACTGGAAAAGAAGCTGTAGCAGAAATTACATCATTAAACTAG
- a CDS encoding GNAT family N-acetyltransferase yields MYRILTEEKVKKNIEKFLEIDKDFSIIEGTYFVIENKKKFIGYGVLEKDNYNFILKKIFINENYRFKSYGTKLLNFMITSTIKKGNLIAYKDKNLNRFLEKFGFKLMDNFYILENLERSSEREKEGKKTVYYSIFWNIILAISKIFGGWYGRSRALLSDGFNSLSDVATSIGILLGIHFSNIPEDEEHPFGHEKIESIIGIVLGIIMILTSFELIQGSVEIIIAKDYNHTPNITTIFWAGFSSIVKFFMYRQKLRVGLKTNNTALIADAKDSRNDVFSSLGVILGILLSIFVAPIFDTLMSILVALLIFKEGVAVILETTDTILDKQDPELIKEIEKYISENSEVTNIHDIMMRQSGDNIFLSLHIRVPKNMTVYEAHTISEEIEESIITDFPEIKSVIIHVDYLIN; encoded by the coding sequence ATGTATAGAATTTTAACTGAAGAAAAAGTAAAGAAAAACATAGAAAAATTTTTAGAAATAGATAAGGATTTTTCTATTATAGAGGGGACTTATTTTGTAATTGAAAATAAGAAAAAATTTATTGGTTATGGAGTTTTAGAAAAAGATAACTATAATTTTATTTTAAAAAAAATATTTATAAATGAAAATTATAGATTTAAATCCTATGGAACTAAACTTTTAAATTTTATGATTACCAGTACTATAAAAAAAGGGAATTTAATTGCCTATAAAGACAAAAATTTAAATCGATTTTTAGAAAAATTTGGTTTTAAATTAATGGATAATTTTTATATTTTAGAAAACTTAGAGAGATCTTCTGAAAGAGAAAAAGAGGGAAAGAAAACAGTTTATTACTCAATATTTTGGAATATTATTTTAGCCATAAGTAAAATTTTTGGTGGATGGTATGGAAGATCTAGAGCTCTTTTAAGTGATGGTTTTAACTCTTTATCTGATGTGGCAACATCTATAGGAATACTTTTAGGAATACATTTTAGTAATATTCCAGAGGATGAGGAGCATCCCTTTGGTCATGAAAAAATTGAAAGTATAATTGGAATTGTTTTAGGAATAATTATGATTCTTACTTCCTTTGAGCTTATTCAAGGAAGTGTGGAAATTATTATTGCTAAGGATTATAATCACACTCCTAATATTACAACTATCTTTTGGGCAGGGTTTTCCTCTATTGTAAAATTTTTTATGTATAGACAAAAACTTCGTGTGGGATTAAAAACAAATAATACTGCTTTAATTGCCGATGCAAAAGATAGTAGAAATGATGTTTTTTCTTCTCTTGGTGTTATTTTAGGAATTTTGTTATCTATATTTGTAGCTCCTATATTTGATACTCTTATGAGTATTTTAGTTGCTCTTTTAATATTTAAAGAGGGAGTAGCTGTTATTTTAGAAACTACAGATACAATTTTAGATAAACAAGATCCTGAACTTATTAAGGAAATTGAAAAATATATTTCTGAAAATAGTGAAGTTACAAATATTCACGATATTATGATGAGACAATCTGGAGATAATATTTTCCTTTCTCTTCATATTAGAGTTCCTAAAAATATGACTGTCTATGAAGCTCATACAATTTCAGAGGAAATTGAAGAATCTATAATAACTGATTTCCCAGAAATTAAAAGTGTAATTATACATGTTGATTATCTTATAAACTAA
- a CDS encoding ABC transporter permease, translating to MRIKDNTNLKIGLGIIGVLFIIMIISLFWTPYNPYDINELNRLAPPSFAHPLGTDYLGRDLLSRMMIASQSAFYVGILSVAIGGTIGTSLGVISGYFGGWIDEILSKITDAFMSIPSILFLLVIITVLGKDLQNTAISIGILNIPTFFRMSRGKVMEIKNLPYITWAKIMGVKEFRIIFIHILPNIFSTIIVIGALAFSSAILTEASLSYLGMGVNPPQPTWGEIIYRAQEFLSVNPYYAIVPGILISLVAIGFNLLGEGIKEYIRR from the coding sequence GTGAGAATAAAAGATAATACAAATTTAAAAATAGGTTTAGGAATAATAGGGGTCCTATTTATAATTATGATTATAAGTTTATTTTGGACTCCCTATAATCCCTATGATATAAATGAATTAAATAGATTAGCACCACCTAGTTTTGCCCATCCTTTGGGAACAGATTATTTAGGAAGAGATTTACTTTCTAGAATGATGATAGCTTCCCAAAGTGCTTTTTATGTGGGAATACTTTCTGTTGCCATAGGTGGAACAATAGGAACTTCTCTAGGAGTTATTTCAGGTTATTTTGGAGGATGGATAGATGAGATTTTATCAAAAATAACAGATGCCTTTATGTCTATACCTTCAATATTATTTTTACTAGTGATAATAACAGTACTAGGAAAGGATTTACAAAATACAGCTATTTCCATTGGAATTTTAAATATTCCAACATTTTTTAGAATGAGTAGAGGAAAAGTGATGGAGATTAAAAATTTACCATATATAACTTGGGCTAAAATAATGGGGGTAAAGGAGTTTAGAATTATATTTATTCATATACTTCCAAATATTTTTTCAACAATAATTGTAATAGGAGCTTTGGCTTTTTCCAGTGCAATACTTACAGAAGCAAGTTTAAGTTATCTTGGGATGGGAGTAAATCCTCCACAACCAACATGGGGAGAGATTATATATAGAGCTCAGGAATTTTTAAGTGTAAATCCTTATTATGCAATAGTTCCAGGAATTTTAATAAGTTTAGTTGCCATAGGTTTTAACTTATTAGGAGAAGGAATAAAAGAGTATATTAGAAGGTAG
- a CDS encoding substrate-binding domain-containing protein gives MITQEELAKKLGVSRTTVARALNGSNNIKPETKEKILTLAKELGYVKNYLGSSLALKSDKVVYAFIAKSKNENYTSEIKRGIKGANGELKEYNFKIEIIETDINDTWEQLEKLEAILKEKRPDGIIITPLDKTRVMDIIAPYMETMKVVSIGKKLTDTIFHVEPNYYKSGKVAGDIMGNLLNSHDKLLVIDGGDDNLSSKKYLDGFYERIEELNSNIEGPVYIEDLLSHMGKILDYLTPDVKGLYTNRYASQIVEYLKDKKPEKLKIVTNGLSKKIREQILNQEVTATVMEEIYEQGYVASKHIFNLIYKGDSEKQRSYNAKIHILFRENVDNF, from the coding sequence ATGATAACTCAGGAAGAATTAGCAAAAAAACTAGGTGTATCTAGGACAACAGTTGCTAGGGCTTTAAATGGAAGTAATAATATTAAACCTGAGACAAAGGAAAAAATATTAACATTAGCGAAGGAACTAGGATATGTAAAAAATTATTTGGGAAGTTCCTTGGCATTAAAAAGTGACAAAGTAGTATATGCATTTATAGCAAAATCAAAGAATGAAAATTATACTTCAGAAATTAAAAGGGGTATTAAGGGAGCTAACGGAGAGCTAAAGGAGTATAACTTTAAAATTGAAATAATTGAAACTGATATAAACGATACTTGGGAACAGCTAGAAAAATTAGAAGCAATTTTAAAAGAGAAGAGACCAGATGGAATAATAATAACTCCTCTTGACAAAACAAGAGTTATGGATATAATAGCTCCGTATATGGAAACAATGAAAGTTGTCTCCATAGGTAAAAAATTAACAGATACAATTTTTCATGTGGAACCTAATTACTACAAATCTGGAAAAGTTGCTGGAGATATTATGGGAAATCTTTTAAATTCTCATGATAAGCTTTTAGTAATTGATGGGGGAGATGATAATTTATCTTCTAAAAAATATCTAGATGGATTTTACGAAAGAATTGAGGAACTAAATTCAAATATAGAAGGACCTGTTTATATAGAGGATCTTTTAAGTCATATGGGGAAGATTTTAGATTATTTAACTCCAGATGTAAAAGGACTTTATACAAATAGATATGCATCTCAAATCGTAGAATATTTAAAAGATAAAAAGCCTGAAAAATTGAAAATTGTAACAAATGGGTTAAGTAAAAAAATTAGGGAGCAAATTTTAAATCAAGAAGTTACAGCAACAGTTATGGAAGAAATCTATGAACAGGGGTATGTTGCTAGTAAACATATATTTAATTTAATATATAAGGGTGATAGTGAAAAACAACGAAGTTATAATGCAAAAATTCACATCTTATTTAGGGAAAATGTAGATAATTTTTAA
- a CDS encoding acyl-CoA dehydratase activase: MYYIGIDIGSTAAKVAVFENENLIETFTLPTGWSSVETAQKIKEILEEKGIKVEESKVVATGYGRVAVPYAHKVVTEITCHGVGAKYIFDNDDMVVIDVGGQDTKVIELTHGLVNNFYMNDKCSAGTGRFLEVMANTLGLTLGELSEYGRKGADVTISSMCTVFAESEVISLIGAGTKKEDIAFGVINSVVNKVASMCSKMGENSSYYLTGGLCENSYFLEELSKKLKSEVKTDSRGRYAGAIGAGILSKRVKK, encoded by the coding sequence ATGTATTATATAGGAATAGATATAGGTTCTACAGCGGCAAAGGTTGCAGTATTTGAAAATGAAAATTTAATTGAGACTTTTACTTTGCCAACAGGATGGAGTTCGGTGGAAACGGCTCAGAAAATAAAAGAGATATTAGAAGAAAAGGGAATAAAAGTTGAAGAGAGTAAGGTTGTAGCAACAGGATATGGTAGAGTTGCAGTGCCCTATGCACATAAGGTAGTAACAGAGATAACTTGTCATGGAGTTGGAGCTAAATATATTTTTGATAATGATGACATGGTTGTAATTGATGTAGGTGGACAGGATACAAAGGTAATTGAACTTACCCATGGACTTGTAAATAATTTTTATATGAATGATAAATGTTCCGCAGGAACAGGAAGATTTTTAGAGGTAATGGCTAATACTTTAGGGTTAACCTTAGGAGAACTTTCTGAATATGGAAGAAAAGGAGCAGATGTAACCATAAGTTCTATGTGCACTGTTTTTGCAGAAAGTGAAGTTATAAGTTTAATAGGAGCTGGAACTAAAAAAGAGGACATAGCCTTTGGAGTTATAAATTCTGTGGTGAATAAGGTAGCTTCTATGTGTAGTAAAATGGGAGAAAATTCTAGTTACTATTTAACAGGAGGCCTTTGCGAAAATAGTTATTTTTTAGAGGAATTATCTAAAAAATTAAAAAGCGAAGTAAAAACAGATTCTAGAGGAAGGTATGCTGGAGCTATTGGAGCTGGGATTTTAAGTAAAAGAGTAAAAAAATAA